Proteins found in one Corynebacterium zhongnanshanii genomic segment:
- a CDS encoding Na+/H+ antiporter subunit E: MSLINNTIHSVRYGTWLVGQIIKESVIMAIDTLGTGRNIAPIILYYPLRVTCERDIAGFIASITMTPGTLALGVTGPKEVDYDAIAGNRGLDASAVAESEFKTHGLDTVQRFLAVHAMYGSDPQELLDSLADMEERLAPHVKSVPMKFDVEYLVERGRKGPRGYRGSRGGRASDETVFDVEKVDSTPHAAAFVAAILEANDDEKDPDELRNMDRMERYEVARRNAERARAAKKKDSTGAPDIDTFAGDNLGASLSDRQGRTKPGETLYDPLYPENNPRDDKDVSGKERWKQAPRHWKEKHDEEAEKASRVKKRSKKKRKGN, from the coding sequence ATGAGCCTCATCAACAACACCATCCACAGCGTGCGCTACGGCACCTGGCTGGTCGGCCAGATCATCAAAGAATCCGTGATCATGGCCATCGATACCCTGGGAACCGGCCGCAATATCGCGCCGATCATTCTGTACTACCCACTGCGAGTCACGTGCGAGCGTGACATCGCCGGCTTCATCGCCTCCATTACGATGACGCCCGGCACACTCGCCCTCGGCGTCACCGGACCCAAGGAGGTCGATTACGACGCCATCGCCGGCAACCGTGGACTGGATGCCTCCGCCGTGGCAGAATCCGAATTCAAAACCCACGGCCTGGACACCGTCCAACGCTTCCTCGCCGTCCACGCAATGTACGGTTCCGACCCCCAAGAATTGCTCGACAGCCTCGCAGATATGGAAGAACGGCTCGCTCCTCACGTGAAATCCGTCCCCATGAAATTCGACGTGGAATACCTCGTCGAGCGCGGACGTAAAGGCCCCCGTGGATACCGCGGGAGTCGCGGCGGTAGGGCGTCGGATGAAACGGTATTCGACGTGGAAAAGGTGGATTCCACCCCACATGCCGCAGCATTCGTCGCCGCAATCCTGGAAGCCAACGACGATGAAAAAGATCCCGATGAGCTGCGCAACATGGACCGCATGGAGCGCTACGAAGTGGCACGTCGCAACGCCGAACGCGCCCGAGCCGCGAAAAAGAAGGACTCCACCGGGGCACCAGATATTGACACGTTCGCGGGCGACAACCTCGGCGCATCCCTCTCTGACCGGCAAGGACGCACCAAACCCGGCGAAACTCTCTACGACCCGCTATACCCTGAAAATAACCCTCGCGATGACAAGGACGTCAGCGGGAAAGAACGCTGGAAACAGGCTCCTCGGCACTGGAAAGAAAAACACGACGAAGAAGCAGAAAAAGCATCCCGAGTAAAGAAACGCTCCAAGAAAAAGCGGAAAGGTAACTAG
- a CDS encoding monovalent cation/H+ antiporter complex subunit F, which produces MSPTMLLDILVGIAAVIVVIALLTVLWRAVSTHNDARRAVLSDMIFFSMIGLFLCYSMYNRTAITYDVALFAGLFGAISTIANARIISRGRR; this is translated from the coding sequence ATGTCACCCACCATGCTTCTCGACATCTTGGTCGGAATTGCTGCGGTGATCGTGGTCATCGCACTGCTGACCGTGCTGTGGCGTGCCGTATCCACCCACAACGACGCCCGCCGCGCCGTCCTCTCGGACATGATCTTTTTCTCCATGATCGGGTTGTTTCTGTGCTATTCCATGTACAACCGGACGGCGATCACCTACGACGTCGCACTATTCGCCGGGCTTTTCGGCGCAATTTCTACCATCGCGAACGCGCGCATTATTAGCCGCGGCCGCCGATAA
- a CDS encoding sodium:proton antiporter, which translates to MILALIIAILIGGGVYMVMQRGMLRIIIGIALLSHGVNLLILSTGIGAWRTEPLMDRATSGEAADPLPQAFVLTAIVISMASTAVLLAMAALGRDDDTRSSDDPESGFRRYRSFQTMGRGTQRAGVSERDLTRDKKQAESKVGNKAENKEDKKS; encoded by the coding sequence ATGATCCTCGCATTGATCATTGCCATCCTGATTGGTGGCGGAGTGTACATGGTGATGCAGCGCGGCATGCTGCGCATCATCATTGGCATTGCGCTGCTCAGCCACGGCGTTAACCTGCTAATCCTCTCCACAGGCATTGGCGCCTGGCGCACCGAACCGCTGATGGACCGCGCCACGTCCGGCGAGGCGGCAGACCCCCTCCCCCAGGCCTTCGTGCTGACCGCCATCGTGATCTCCATGGCATCGACTGCGGTGCTGCTGGCCATGGCGGCGCTGGGTCGTGACGACGATACCCGCTCCAGCGACGACCCCGAGTCCGGCTTCCGCCGCTACCGCAGCTTCCAGACCATGGGTCGGGGCACGCAGCGCGCTGGTGTGAGCGAGCGTGACCTGACGCGGGACAAGAAGCAGGCTGAGAGCAAGGTTGGCAACAAGGCTGAGAACAAGGAGGACAAGAAATCATGA
- a CDS encoding DUF4040 family protein → MSLVAIPLVISVALIAVPVLVKLLDRNAGWPLGITFFGVAGYIIMHADPILEGRAATWSVTWIKGLLSGTGGTDATNPTGATADVIFALRMDALSLFFALLALIIGGVVFIYSTRYLHHGHKIMSFYLLMTSFMLAVLLLVLADDVALLFVGWELVSLASFFLIARSGSGGEAGSVRTLLLTFAGGLFLLVGLGLAAITAGTMRVSEIVTYDAWGDHQVRLTLIAVLIALAGFSKAAQIPFHFWLPEAMAADTPVSAFLHAAAVVKAGVYLLIRFSGLFDGLMAWHVLLIVTGMTTAVMAAVYAIQKPDLKKLTAYSTVSQLGWIVATIGVGTPFAIGAAIVHTAAHALFKSSLFMLVGVIDHQAGSRHMHRLGSLWRRMPFTFGSAVIAAASMAAIPPTLGFVSKEGMLEAFLEAPLSNTGIIVLLCAAALGALATMVYSAKYITGAFIDGSKDMSKVQEAPFSFWFPAAAPGLLSLPAVLFLSRADHPLDSIVASTGVGETHSHLALWHGVTTPLLISLAVIGVGVVVIWQRHRLVYPLETARLGLFSGAQVLDTYENLSRRLARLLSRPSAGLNPTRHVLWIMLMLIAIGAASVMAPGRIAGLAALEPRVSGIDRLEDVVALAIVAFAVVALIATRSRLASVVLVGIAGVGVSWMMLILGAPDVALTNLLVEFCVVVLMMLVVRHQPRLYLREGENRTRFATFMALTIGLVTFFGVWLLTGRHDKPQVAQWYLENTPKEVDANNVVAAILVEFRAFDTMGELIVLGIAGIVIAAIIQSIPRSPLPGYGPGSTSELFRAEGSTRFPDVHKVPELAPFYSKYLRSNYLNSILSRQVTKYLVPLLIILSAVTFYRGAMAPGGAFLAALVAACGMFVYYLGTARSELMGTNDLGYKFIGWGMFLALGTGLIGFFKGSFLAPFHGSIGPFHWSTSLIFDGGVYLAVLGLIVIVINMMGGRERPGADPSRHADAFRTPTSKQKMGPKSKGKQPTAVEKRSDGLGQPYMGQLMAQSQNGKPDQEAQRLEAQHRAEREAARAPVETADDSAHDSDSAHDGKEKQ, encoded by the coding sequence GTGAGCTTGGTTGCCATCCCATTAGTTATTAGCGTGGCGCTCATCGCAGTACCTGTCCTGGTCAAACTCCTTGACCGAAACGCAGGTTGGCCCTTGGGCATCACATTCTTCGGTGTTGCTGGTTACATCATCATGCACGCCGACCCAATACTTGAGGGGAGAGCCGCAACCTGGTCTGTCACGTGGATCAAGGGGCTACTCAGCGGAACCGGCGGCACGGACGCCACCAATCCCACGGGCGCTACCGCAGATGTGATCTTTGCACTGCGCATGGACGCGTTATCGCTCTTCTTCGCGCTCCTGGCGCTCATCATCGGCGGCGTGGTGTTCATCTACTCCACCCGCTACTTGCACCACGGTCATAAAATCATGAGCTTTTACCTGCTCATGACGTCCTTCATGCTGGCAGTGCTGCTGCTGGTCCTGGCCGACGACGTGGCGTTGTTGTTCGTGGGCTGGGAATTGGTGAGCTTGGCGTCGTTCTTCCTCATCGCCCGCAGCGGCTCCGGCGGCGAGGCAGGATCGGTACGCACGTTGCTGCTCACCTTCGCTGGTGGTCTCTTCCTGCTGGTCGGGTTGGGGCTTGCGGCGATCACCGCAGGGACGATGCGGGTGTCTGAGATTGTGACCTACGACGCCTGGGGCGACCATCAAGTACGGCTCACCCTCATTGCGGTGTTGATCGCACTGGCTGGATTCTCCAAGGCCGCACAGATCCCGTTCCACTTCTGGCTTCCTGAAGCGATGGCGGCGGACACTCCCGTGTCCGCCTTCCTTCACGCCGCAGCCGTGGTGAAGGCAGGTGTGTACCTGCTGATTCGCTTCTCCGGGCTGTTTGATGGGCTCATGGCATGGCATGTGCTCCTCATTGTCACGGGCATGACCACGGCCGTGATGGCGGCTGTGTACGCCATCCAGAAACCCGATCTGAAAAAGCTGACCGCCTATTCCACGGTGTCCCAGCTGGGCTGGATCGTGGCTACCATCGGTGTGGGAACTCCCTTCGCGATCGGGGCGGCGATTGTGCACACGGCAGCGCATGCGTTGTTTAAATCCTCCCTGTTCATGCTGGTGGGAGTGATCGACCACCAGGCCGGATCGCGGCACATGCACCGCCTGGGCTCCCTGTGGCGCCGGATGCCGTTCACGTTCGGCTCGGCTGTGATCGCGGCAGCGTCCATGGCGGCGATCCCGCCCACCCTGGGATTTGTGTCTAAGGAAGGGATGCTTGAGGCGTTCCTTGAAGCGCCTCTGAGCAACACGGGGATCATCGTGCTGCTGTGCGCGGCGGCGCTGGGCGCGTTGGCCACCATGGTGTACTCCGCGAAGTACATCACGGGTGCGTTCATCGACGGCTCGAAGGACATGAGTAAGGTCCAGGAAGCCCCGTTCAGCTTCTGGTTTCCCGCCGCGGCACCCGGCCTGCTCTCCCTGCCGGCTGTGTTATTCCTGTCCCGTGCGGACCATCCGCTGGATTCCATTGTGGCTTCCACCGGCGTGGGCGAAACCCACTCCCACCTGGCGCTGTGGCACGGCGTGACCACGCCACTGTTGATTTCTTTGGCGGTCATTGGCGTGGGCGTTGTGGTGATCTGGCAACGCCACCGCCTGGTCTACCCCCTGGAGACCGCGCGCCTGGGTCTGTTCAGTGGCGCGCAAGTGCTGGACACGTATGAAAATCTATCCCGACGCCTCGCGCGCCTACTCAGCCGCCCATCCGCGGGATTGAACCCCACCCGTCACGTGCTGTGGATCATGCTGATGCTCATCGCGATTGGCGCGGCATCTGTCATGGCGCCTGGCCGCATCGCGGGCCTGGCCGCACTGGAGCCGCGTGTGAGCGGCATCGACCGGTTGGAAGACGTGGTGGCGTTGGCCATCGTTGCCTTCGCCGTGGTGGCGCTGATCGCTACGCGTTCCCGCCTCGCCTCCGTTGTGCTGGTGGGTATTGCCGGCGTGGGCGTGTCCTGGATGATGCTGATCCTGGGAGCCCCCGATGTGGCGCTGACCAACCTGCTGGTGGAGTTCTGTGTGGTCGTCCTGATGATGCTGGTGGTGCGCCACCAGCCGCGCCTGTACCTCCGCGAGGGAGAAAACCGCACGCGCTTTGCCACCTTCATGGCCCTGACTATCGGGCTGGTCACGTTCTTCGGCGTGTGGCTGTTGACGGGACGCCACGATAAGCCGCAGGTAGCCCAGTGGTACTTGGAGAACACTCCGAAGGAAGTGGACGCCAACAACGTGGTGGCAGCCATCCTGGTTGAGTTCCGTGCCTTCGATACGATGGGCGAGCTCATCGTTCTGGGTATCGCCGGCATTGTCATCGCCGCGATTATCCAGTCCATTCCGCGCTCCCCGCTGCCGGGATACGGTCCTGGTTCTACCTCCGAGCTGTTCCGCGCGGAAGGATCCACCCGATTCCCGGACGTGCACAAGGTCCCGGAACTGGCGCCATTCTATTCCAAGTACCTGCGCTCCAACTACTTAAACTCCATCCTGTCCCGCCAGGTCACGAAGTATCTGGTTCCGTTGCTGATCATCCTGTCTGCGGTGACCTTCTACCGTGGCGCAATGGCCCCCGGTGGCGCTTTCTTGGCTGCGCTGGTCGCGGCCTGTGGCATGTTCGTGTACTACCTCGGCACCGCACGGTCCGAGCTGATGGGCACGAACGACCTGGGCTACAAGTTCATCGGTTGGGGCATGTTCCTTGCCTTGGGCACGGGCCTGATTGGCTTCTTCAAGGGCAGCTTCTTAGCACCATTCCACGGCTCGATCGGACCGTTCCACTGGTCCACCTCCCTGATCTTCGATGGCGGTGTGTACCTTGCCGTGCTTGGCCTGATCGTGATTGTCATCAACATGATGGGCGGACGTGAGCGCCCCGGTGCTGATCCTTCCCGACACGCCGACGCCTTCCGGACCCCGACCTCAAAGCAGAAGATGGGACCGAAGTCTAAGGGCAAACAGCCCACCGCGGTGGAGAAGAGAAGCGATGGCTTGGGACAGCCGTACATGGGCCAGCTGATGGCCCAGAGTCAGAACGGGAAGCCGGACCAGGAAGCGCAACGCCTTGAGGCGCAGCACCGTGCGGAGCGTGAGGCAGCCCGAGCGCCTGTCGAAACCGCGGACGATTCTGCACACGATAGCGATTCTGCACACGATGGAAAGGAGAAGCAGTAA
- a CDS encoding monovalent cation/H+ antiporter subunit D family protein, whose product MTTGALLSLFIVVPMVASGLATVIGVPIIRRALALAIPFAGMLGGLWLLAATSGDTPVLADNVGKFVGGISIPIVADSLTAVMIFTTSLVVFVALWFADVVGETRARFYPALALLLLGGAWGALLTADLFNLFVFIEVMLMPSFGLIAMTGTWARLASARMFIIVNLVTSLLLVSGVALTYGVIGTTNIAALAGAAGPRGQEFEPGVFGNQWQLVVALGLVILALSVKAGVTPVHTWLPRAYPSTSPAVMALFSGLHTKVAVYAIMRIFMTVFEGDPTWSWTILFFMVLGMLIGGFGGMVESSMRSVIGYQMVNGIPFILISLAFLAEKPHLMLSAALFYMLHHMVVAAALIMASGAIEETYGFGRLRLLSGIMRRDRFVATVFAMGALAIVGFPPFSGLWGKLGLVFGISADGSWRAWLAISVIIISSMAALLSMVYLWREVFWGRQMNANECDPTLRVPRRYVFPSAALIAVSVAMFVGAGPLFNVTNRAAHALTDTTAYVAAVFPDKDKAVGNVLPIGPAGLDNVPEGAQSATASNAVQEEENRKAAKDPKQYDATNSRVDSPQREKAGK is encoded by the coding sequence ATGACCACCGGTGCCCTTCTGTCTCTGTTTATCGTTGTCCCCATGGTGGCCTCTGGCCTGGCGACCGTGATCGGTGTTCCCATCATCCGGCGCGCACTCGCGCTGGCTATTCCCTTCGCCGGAATGCTCGGCGGCCTGTGGCTGCTGGCTGCAACCTCCGGCGATACGCCAGTGCTCGCGGACAATGTCGGTAAGTTTGTGGGCGGTATTTCCATCCCCATCGTGGCGGATTCCCTGACCGCGGTCATGATCTTCACCACCTCCCTGGTGGTGTTCGTCGCACTGTGGTTCGCCGACGTGGTCGGCGAAACACGCGCCCGCTTCTACCCCGCGCTGGCACTGCTGCTGTTGGGCGGCGCCTGGGGTGCGCTCCTCACGGCAGATTTGTTCAACCTCTTCGTGTTCATCGAAGTGATGCTGATGCCGTCCTTCGGCCTCATCGCCATGACCGGTACCTGGGCCCGCCTGGCGAGCGCCCGCATGTTCATCATCGTGAACCTGGTGACGTCCCTGCTGCTCGTCAGTGGCGTGGCGCTCACCTATGGCGTTATCGGTACCACCAACATCGCCGCGCTCGCGGGGGCTGCCGGCCCTCGAGGCCAGGAGTTTGAACCCGGTGTGTTCGGCAACCAATGGCAGCTCGTGGTGGCCCTTGGCCTCGTGATCCTGGCTCTGTCCGTCAAGGCCGGAGTGACCCCTGTTCACACCTGGCTGCCCCGCGCCTACCCCTCTACCTCACCTGCGGTGATGGCGCTGTTCTCCGGTCTCCACACGAAGGTTGCCGTGTATGCAATCATGCGCATCTTCATGACTGTCTTTGAAGGGGACCCCACCTGGTCCTGGACCATCCTGTTCTTCATGGTGCTGGGCATGCTCATCGGTGGCTTCGGTGGCATGGTGGAATCCTCCATGCGCTCAGTCATCGGTTATCAGATGGTCAACGGAATCCCGTTCATCCTCATTTCTCTGGCCTTCCTGGCCGAGAAGCCACACCTGATGCTGTCCGCGGCACTGTTCTACATGCTGCACCACATGGTCGTCGCCGCCGCCCTCATCATGGCCTCTGGCGCCATCGAGGAAACCTACGGCTTCGGCCGTCTGCGCTTGCTGTCCGGCATCATGCGCCGTGACCGCTTTGTCGCCACTGTCTTCGCCATGGGCGCCCTCGCCATCGTGGGATTCCCACCCTTCTCCGGGCTGTGGGGAAAGCTGGGACTCGTCTTCGGCATTTCCGCCGATGGCTCATGGCGTGCCTGGCTGGCCATCTCCGTGATCATCATCTCCAGCATGGCCGCGCTGCTCTCCATGGTCTACCTCTGGCGAGAAGTCTTCTGGGGCCGTCAGATGAACGCCAATGAGTGCGATCCCACACTCCGTGTGCCCCGGCGATACGTGTTCCCCTCTGCAGCACTCATCGCTGTCTCCGTCGCGATGTTCGTCGGCGCTGGACCCCTGTTCAACGTCACCAACCGCGCAGCCCACGCCCTGACGGACACCACCGCCTATGTTGCCGCCGTCTTCCCAGACAAGGACAAGGCCGTGGGTAACGTCCTTCCGATCGGACCGGCTGGCCTCGACAACGTTCCCGAAGGAGCACAGTCGGCCACCGCCAGCAACGCAGTCCAAGAGGAAGAAAACCGCAAGGCCGCCAAGGACCCGAAGCAGTACGACGCCACCAACAGCCGTGTCGACTCCCCTCAACGGGAAAAGGCAGGTAAGTAA
- a CDS encoding metallophosphoesterase → MKLRNTVSSKPTRRSLARSIFLGAAGVGALGVGSLILAERETHMYRLHQVTVPLLEPGTLPDDWDSLRILHVSDLHMLARQKDKQQWVAELEQMDPDLVINTGDNLGEAEGVPGVLRALDPLLNRPGVFVFGSNDYFAPRPVNPFIYLLGKKRKPSTEELPWKGMRAAFIERGWHDATHQRVEFAIDPALTGSGTYSRKVKLALAGVDDPHHELDDYDSIAGHPNPDADLAIGLSHSPEPHILDKFAADGYQLALSGHTHGGQLCLPGGRALVTNCGIDRSRVAGLSRWSDRLWLHVTNGLGNSKYVPFRTFCRPSATLIHVTEKA, encoded by the coding sequence ATGAAGTTGCGCAACACCGTCAGTTCAAAGCCCACACGCCGCTCCCTCGCCCGCTCCATTTTTCTGGGTGCGGCGGGAGTGGGTGCGCTGGGCGTCGGATCATTAATTCTGGCAGAGCGCGAAACACACATGTATCGGCTGCACCAGGTCACGGTGCCACTGCTGGAGCCCGGAACGCTGCCGGACGACTGGGACAGCCTGCGGATTCTGCACGTCAGCGACCTCCACATGCTGGCGCGGCAGAAGGATAAGCAACAATGGGTCGCCGAGCTGGAACAGATGGACCCCGATCTGGTGATTAACACGGGCGACAACCTCGGGGAAGCCGAAGGCGTGCCGGGCGTGCTGCGGGCGCTGGATCCGCTGCTCAACCGCCCCGGGGTGTTCGTCTTCGGCTCCAATGACTACTTCGCGCCGCGCCCCGTCAACCCCTTCATCTATCTCCTGGGCAAGAAACGTAAGCCCAGCACGGAAGAATTGCCGTGGAAGGGGATGCGCGCGGCCTTCATCGAACGAGGATGGCACGACGCCACCCACCAGCGCGTGGAATTCGCCATTGACCCGGCGCTCACCGGTTCTGGCACTTACTCGCGCAAGGTGAAGCTGGCGTTGGCGGGCGTGGATGACCCGCACCACGAGCTGGACGATTATGACAGCATCGCGGGCCACCCGAATCCGGACGCGGACCTGGCGATCGGGCTATCGCACTCCCCGGAGCCGCACATTCTGGACAAGTTCGCGGCCGACGGATACCAGCTGGCCTTGAGCGGGCACACTCACGGTGGGCAGCTGTGCCTTCCGGGCGGGCGGGCGCTGGTGACGAACTGTGGTATCGACCGCTCGCGGGTGGCGGGGCTGTCCCGCTGGTCGGATCGGCTGTGGCTGCATGTCACCAACGGTTTGGGTAATTCGAAGTACGTGCCGTTCCGAACGTTCTGCCGGCCATCGGCCACCCTGATTCATGTGACGGAGAAGGCCTAG
- a CDS encoding organic hydroperoxide resistance protein, which translates to MSDAKDALYTAKALSTGGGRDGHVSTDDRQIDLDTRPPKALGGSGEGTNPEQLVSAGWAACFNGALQLIIKNAGVKLDNTPEVTVETSLHKAGKGFELSAKISATVFDVDQQQAEELVAKAHEFCPYSKAMKGDITVEVEAFAG; encoded by the coding sequence ATGAGCGACGCTAAGGACGCCCTCTACACCGCCAAGGCCCTGTCCACCGGTGGAGGTCGCGATGGTCATGTCTCTACCGACGATCGTCAGATTGACCTGGACACCCGCCCACCAAAGGCACTGGGTGGTTCCGGCGAGGGTACCAACCCTGAGCAACTGGTATCCGCGGGTTGGGCAGCATGCTTCAACGGTGCGCTGCAGCTGATCATCAAGAATGCCGGTGTGAAGCTGGACAATACCCCTGAGGTCACTGTTGAAACCTCCCTGCACAAGGCCGGCAAGGGATTTGAGCTGTCTGCAAAGATCAGTGCCACGGTGTTTGATGTGGATCAACAGCAGGCAGAAGAGCTGGTGGCTAAGGCTCACGAGTTCTGCCCATACTCCAAGGCTATGAAGGGCGACATCACGGTAGAGGTGGAAGCCTTCGCCGGCTAG
- a CDS encoding transglycosylase domain-containing protein, whose protein sequence is MKEKLTALSTLIAAILVAGVLMSVALLPLAGAAGWGINASSRTMNSNLQDIGYNTSLPLVSTMTDREGEPIAYFYDQYRVPVASDKISQEVKDSIVAIEDRRFYEHSGVDLRGTLRAMVSNVTSGGVAEGASTLDQQYVKNYLYYIAADSHEQAEEAVETSIPRKLREMKMASEVDQRFSKDEILTRYLNLISYGQGAFGIEAAARTYFGVHASHLTVPQAAFLAGVVQSTAGLDPYAHPDAALQRRNAVLQARVATGTLSQADADRYAQEPLGVLEQPQRLQGGCIGAGDNGFFCDYALQWLEDHGLSQEDIMRGGYTITTTLDATAQQQAVQQSRLRVHPQAEGVASVSSFITPRSSSRSGSAATHDVRAMASSRVYGLDAESKQTVLPLTHSLQGNGAGSVFKIFDAAVALEHGAGLDTKLDVPKRVEVSGMGDGGAAGCPPGMYCVENAADYRPQLTLREALATSPNTPFVELAQTVGMQRIVDLSVDLGLRSYATKGSFSQGVSIAEQMKKDNNASYVLGPTPINPLELSNVAATLADGGRWCEPRPVVKVTDRDGAPVKLTPTPCQQVLERPVADALANALGEDTVKGSAQGAAQATGFGSPISAKTGTTESNMSAAFVGFTPTWAGSTYIFNDGNTTLPLCTSPARQCMNGDMFGGKEAAETFLATTNNLLRYVGAPMLPPFDPRFLAGTNPHGFREAYGHVTAQRRH, encoded by the coding sequence ATGAAGGAAAAGCTGACAGCCCTCTCCACGCTCATCGCGGCGATCCTCGTAGCCGGTGTACTGATGAGCGTTGCGCTCCTCCCCCTGGCGGGCGCAGCTGGCTGGGGCATCAATGCCAGCTCACGAACCATGAACTCGAACCTTCAGGACATTGGCTACAACACCTCTCTCCCTTTGGTATCCACCATGACTGATCGTGAGGGCGAACCCATCGCTTATTTCTACGATCAGTACCGCGTGCCGGTAGCCAGCGACAAGATCTCCCAAGAGGTGAAGGATTCCATCGTCGCCATCGAGGATCGTCGTTTCTACGAGCACTCCGGCGTGGACTTGCGCGGCACTCTCCGCGCCATGGTCTCCAATGTCACCAGCGGCGGCGTGGCCGAAGGCGCCTCCACGCTGGACCAACAATATGTGAAGAACTACCTCTATTACATAGCCGCTGATTCCCACGAGCAGGCCGAGGAAGCCGTGGAAACCTCCATCCCCCGCAAGCTGCGCGAGATGAAGATGGCCAGCGAGGTGGACCAGCGCTTCTCCAAGGACGAGATCCTCACGCGCTACCTTAATCTCATCTCCTACGGGCAGGGCGCCTTCGGCATCGAAGCGGCCGCCCGCACCTACTTCGGCGTGCACGCTTCCCACCTCACCGTCCCTCAGGCGGCGTTCCTGGCGGGCGTGGTGCAGTCCACGGCCGGCCTTGATCCTTACGCTCATCCGGACGCCGCCCTGCAGCGCCGCAATGCTGTCCTTCAGGCTCGGGTGGCCACGGGCACGTTGTCGCAGGCGGATGCTGACCGTTATGCCCAGGAGCCGCTGGGGGTGCTCGAGCAGCCGCAGCGGCTCCAAGGCGGGTGCATTGGCGCTGGTGATAATGGCTTTTTCTGCGATTATGCGCTCCAGTGGTTGGAGGATCATGGACTGTCCCAGGAGGACATTATGCGTGGCGGCTACACCATCACCACCACGTTGGACGCCACAGCTCAGCAACAGGCCGTCCAGCAAAGCCGCCTCCGCGTGCACCCTCAAGCCGAGGGCGTGGCCTCCGTGTCCTCCTTCATCACGCCCCGAAGCAGCAGCCGCTCCGGCTCCGCTGCCACCCATGATGTGAGGGCGATGGCCAGCAGCCGCGTGTATGGCCTGGATGCGGAGAGTAAGCAGACCGTGCTGCCCCTCACCCATTCCTTGCAGGGCAATGGTGCGGGGTCCGTCTTTAAAATATTCGACGCCGCAGTGGCCCTCGAACACGGCGCCGGACTGGATACCAAGCTGGATGTTCCGAAACGTGTGGAGGTCTCCGGCATGGGCGACGGTGGTGCTGCGGGCTGTCCTCCGGGCATGTACTGCGTGGAGAATGCCGCCGACTACCGGCCTCAGTTGACTCTTCGAGAGGCGCTGGCCACCAGTCCGAACACTCCTTTCGTGGAGTTGGCGCAGACCGTGGGCATGCAACGGATCGTGGACCTGTCCGTGGACTTGGGGCTACGCTCCTATGCCACGAAGGGTTCCTTTTCCCAGGGGGTGTCCATCGCGGAGCAGATGAAGAAGGATAATAACGCCTCCTATGTTCTGGGCCCCACCCCAATCAATCCGCTGGAGCTGTCCAACGTGGCGGCAACCCTGGCCGATGGTGGCCGCTGGTGCGAACCCCGACCCGTGGTGAAGGTCACCGACCGCGATGGTGCACCAGTGAAGCTCACCCCCACTCCGTGCCAGCAGGTGCTAGAGCGCCCCGTGGCCGACGCGCTGGCCAATGCATTGGGCGAGGACACGGTTAAGGGCAGCGCACAGGGGGCAGCCCAGGCAACGGGCTTCGGGTCTCCGATCTCCGCGAAGACGGGCACCACAGAATCCAACATGTCCGCGGCGTTTGTGGGTTTCACCCCAACCTGGGCCGGCAGCACCTACATCTTCAACGACGGCAACACCACGCTGCCGCTGTGCACCAGCCCGGCGCGACAGTGCATGAATGGCGATATGTTTGGAGGTAAGGAAGCCGCGGAAACGTTCCTGGCTACCACGAATAACCTGCTGAGATACGTCGGAGCGCCGATGCTTCCGCCCTTCGATCCGCGTTTCCTGGCGGGCACGAACCCCCACGGATTCCGGGAGGCCTACGGGCACGTCACGGCGCAGCGCCGCCATTAG
- a CDS encoding Na+/H+ antiporter subunit G, which translates to MTFLLGTDAGQQLYTFAAEAGELQEFREPNWFAAILAGVLAIIGAVFIFVSARAMYLAPDALSQVNMVGPAVGVGIPLLICANLVHTFAVEGFVVGALIRAIVAIVALLVVGAVGSYVMGRALHATHWDHTVPLSGGQRASEPK; encoded by the coding sequence ATGACATTCCTACTTGGAACAGACGCTGGGCAGCAGCTATACACCTTCGCCGCAGAGGCGGGCGAGCTGCAAGAGTTCCGGGAGCCGAATTGGTTCGCCGCGATCTTGGCAGGGGTGCTGGCGATTATCGGAGCGGTGTTTATCTTCGTGAGCGCCAGGGCCATGTATTTGGCACCCGACGCGCTGTCCCAGGTGAACATGGTGGGACCCGCCGTGGGCGTGGGTATTCCCCTGTTAATTTGCGCGAATCTGGTGCACACCTTCGCGGTGGAGGGGTTCGTCGTGGGGGCGCTGATCAGGGCTATTGTGGCGATTGTTGCCCTGCTTGTGGTGGGCGCTGTGGGGTCTTATGTGATGGGGCGTGCGCTGCACGCCACGCACTGGGATCACACGGTGCCGCTGTCTGGTGGTCAGCGAGCGTCCGAGCCGAAGTAG